In the Nitratiruptor sp. YY09-18 genome, TTCCAAAAAATCGCAGCGATAGATTCCTAGCAGCTATGGCTTTACGTATGCCGCTTAAAGAGTATCTTGGAAACTATGCGAAAGATGTTAAAATTAGGGCACAAAAATTTGGATTTTGGGATGCAAAGTTTGAACCCGTAAAAGCCTCCGAGCTCATAGCACTTGGTTTTAGTGGCAAAGAGCTGGGAGAGGAGCTAAGGCGCAGGTCATTAAAAATTATTAAAGAGAGGTTTGCTAAGTGAAAACATACAGAGTCCTCATAGATTGTCATGATGAAAAGGGTCTTGTATATAAAATATCAAAACTTTTTTATGAAAACGATCTCAATATCGAAAAAAACGATGAGTTTGTTGATTCGCAAAAGAATCGCTTCTTCATGCGCAGTGTTGTCAAAGGCTCGATAGAGCAGGCAAAACTTTATGAGCAGCTTCAAGCAATCTTACCAGCCGATGCACATATCAGGGTAGTAATTCCAAGAAAGAAAAAAATAGTCCTCATGGCTACAAAAGAGAGTCATGTCCTAGGAGACATCCTCATACGCCACTATGATGGAGAACTAGCTGCAGATATTGTAGCAGTAATTTCAAATTATGATATTTTGCGACCTCTTGTAGAAAAGTTTGGAATAGATTACTTTCATGTCCCACACGCTGATCTTGAGCGCGAAGCTCATGAAGAGAAGATACTGGCATTATTAGAGATGTTTGAACATATTGATTATATAGTCCTAGCCAAGTATATGCGTATTTTGACACCAAATTTTGTTGGAAAATACGAAAACAGGATTATAAATATACATCATTCCTTTTTACCGGCATTTATTGGTGCGAATCCCTATAAGCAGGCATATGAGAGAGGCGTAAAAATTATAGGTGCTACAGCCCACTTTGTTAACAATAATCTTGACGAGGGTCCAATTATTGCTCAAGATGTTATCCATGTAGACCATACTTATACGTGGCAGGCTATGCGAGCTGCAGGGAGAGATGTGGAGAAGGTGGTATTAGCAAGGGCTTTGAAGCTAGCAATTGAAGATAGAATTTTTGTTCACGAAAATAAAACAATTGTGTTTTGATGTTTAATATTGTTTTAGTCAATCCGCAAATACCACCAAATACTGGTAATATTGGCCGTATCTGTGTCAATACTGGTGCGACACTGCACCTCATCAAGCCTCTTGGTTTTAGCATAGATGATAAGGCGATAAAGAGAGCAGGTCTTGATTATTGGCATAAACTAAATCTTAAAGTGTGGGAGAGTTTGGATGAGTTTTTGGCTGTGACTCCACATGAGTGTTACCATCTTGCAACTACAAAAGTGGAAAAGCCCTATTTTCAAGCTCAGTTTAAGCCAGGAGACTATCTGCTCTTTGGCAGCGAAACGCAAGGATTGCCACTTTGGCTTATAGACCGTTTCAAAAGTCAAGCTGTTACAATTCCGATGACAAAGGAAGGAAGAAGTCTCAATCTGGCTGTGAGTGTTGGAATAATTTTATATGAAGGGATAAGACAAAATTTTGGAGATTTTGGATGAAAGAGATTGTAGATTTTATTATGACTATACTCTTTGTACTTTTTATGATTTGGCTCATAGTTGGATACCATCGACAAAAAGGTCATCATGAACGTGGCGAAGAGTAATTTAATCAACTTTGAAGTAAAATCAAAATAAAAAAGGAAAGCAATGACAGAACCCCTTTTGGTTGAAATTGGTGTAGAAGAGCTTCCTGCAATACCTTTTCTCAAAGAGCTTCCAAATATAGAAAAAAAATGGGAGAAAATTTTAGAAGAGAGTACCCTTTTATGTGAGTTTAGTTTTGAATATACCCCTAGACGCCTTGTACTATGGCATCCAGAATTCCCGCTCAAGCAGCCCGATAGTTTTGAAGAACTCTATGGTGCACCTATAGATATCGCCTTTAAAGATGGTAAACCAACTCCTGCAGCTTTAGGGTTTGCCAAAAAGTGTGGTGTGAGTCTTGAAGAGATAAGCAGAGCAAAAAGAGGCAATAAAGAGGTGCTCTATTACAAGCGTGAAATAAAAGGTAAAAGAAGCCATGAGCTTTTACCAAAAATGATTGTGGCATGGCTTAAAAGTCTCAATTTTGGTAAGGCAATGCGTTGGGGTAATCTACATGAAGAGTTTATACGACCAATCCGTTGGGCAATTATTAATCTAGGACCAGAGTTTATAAAAAGCGAATTTTATGGTATAGAAAGTGCAGATTTTACCTAT is a window encoding:
- a CDS encoding tRNA (cytidine(34)-2'-O)-methyltransferase, whose protein sequence is MFNIVLVNPQIPPNTGNIGRICVNTGATLHLIKPLGFSIDDKAIKRAGLDYWHKLNLKVWESLDEFLAVTPHECYHLATTKVEKPYFQAQFKPGDYLLFGSETQGLPLWLIDRFKSQAVTIPMTKEGRSLNLAVSVGIILYEGIRQNFGDFG
- the purU gene encoding formyltetrahydrofolate deformylase, with protein sequence MKTYRVLIDCHDEKGLVYKISKLFYENDLNIEKNDEFVDSQKNRFFMRSVVKGSIEQAKLYEQLQAILPADAHIRVVIPRKKKIVLMATKESHVLGDILIRHYDGELAADIVAVISNYDILRPLVEKFGIDYFHVPHADLEREAHEEKILALLEMFEHIDYIVLAKYMRILTPNFVGKYENRIINIHHSFLPAFIGANPYKQAYERGVKIIGATAHFVNNNLDEGPIIAQDVIHVDHTYTWQAMRAAGRDVEKVVLARALKLAIEDRIFVHENKTIVF